The region tatattatatgtGCACAACAAGGAGAAGTTGATCAAAACCAACAGGTGAGGTAAACAGGTCTCTGCAGTTTTTTTCCTGACTTTTCTGCAACTTCGATAGGTTATTCTGAATATTTGTGCATATGTGGAAAGTATAAAGAGCATcggaaaaaatgaaacatttagaAACATGACCAAACCCAATATTGTCAGTGCTTTTGAAGTGTTACACTGAAGTTTGTAAATTGAGTTGCTGCAAAAAATTGCTTTTAAAGTAAACCTACAGAGCTTTTCGTTAAAGGACATTATTGTCAGTGCCATAATCTGACAAGCAGGAACAAACCAAGCTAACGCCAGAAAGATACAGACAGTTGTTTTTCTCATTATAGTTGGATATTGCAGAGGTTTACATATAGACACATACCTGTCATAGGCCATGGCTGACAACAGTGAAAACTCTGAACCGCCTAaagtataaaacaaaaaatactggaagagacagactgaataaGATATGATCTGTTTTT is a window of Epinephelus moara isolate mb unplaced genomic scaffold, YSFRI_EMoa_1.0 scaffold1851, whole genome shotgun sequence DNA encoding:
- the LOC126387069 gene encoding olfactory receptor 6N2-like; translated protein: MDEGLNATYITLGGHVEVHKYRFLYFMIMFIVYILIICSNSTIVYLIVIHRNLHEPMYIFIAALLINSVLFSTAIYPKLLIDFLSEKQIISYSVCLFQYFLFYTLGGSEFSLLSAMAYDRYVSICKPLQYPTIMRKTTVCIFLALAWFVPACQIMALTIMSFNEKLCRFTLKAIFCSNSIYKLQCNTSKALTILGLVMFLNVSFFPMLFILSTYAQIFRITYRSCRKVRKKTAETCLPHLLVLINFSLLCTYNIIIARLESEITKLANLIMTLQLVLYHPLVNPIIYGLKMKEISKHLKQLLLCHRKMN